The Ptiloglossa arizonensis isolate GNS036 chromosome 9, iyPtiAriz1_principal, whole genome shotgun sequence nucleotide sequence ttataataaatttaaattagttTTATACTTTTGGTACAACTGTTTAAAGTGATTTgaatttataattacaaaacAATATATActcatatttaaaaatatttatatataattaaaaactttAATTTAAGGTAGATTAAAATTTCATACTCTTTTACGGTAAACTGTTTTTGGATACAGTACATATGTTGTAATACAAAAGAAATgagtttttaaacaatttaaataattctctaAGAAAGTTTGAACATAGAAAATTATGTACAgatgtattttcaattattaccgTGCTTTGCGCTGTTCTAGCGAGAGACCTTTGTTACTGTCCTGTTCACCAGCTGACTTCTTTAtagtttttttcatatttttggcACGTGCTAATTCGCGCTGATTTCCACCTACATTAAATTAAAAGAATGTTTTTACTCAATACGATAATGATGTGTTATAGCAAAATGCATATTAAGATGGaacattaaaaattcatttgaaGTAGTTGAATAAATTCTATTCAGATAAAAAAACATAGAATTTCACTTTAAAAAACATCAATATCTTGAAATCTCAAAGAAAAATGCACTTGGAAACATTGTTTCCCTATTATCATGTTTATAATTTTGAACAGTTTAAGCATTTCCATTTGTGTCCATAAGTAGCATAATATTTAGGTGTTTTATTCAGTATACAAATTCTATTACAATACAATC carries:
- the LOC143151321 gene encoding putative SERF-like protein; the encoded protein is MTRGNQRELARAKNMKKTIKKSAGEQDSNKGLSLEQRKARDADRMREKQLKKQQDQESVKQAAR